The following are encoded in a window of Methanomassiliicoccales archaeon genomic DNA:
- a CDS encoding 4-hydroxyphenylacetate 3-hydroxylase family protein yields MMNGKQYLDSLRKMKTEAYVFGERIENVADHPFTWEHANAVAMTYELAHDPQYAELMTAKSHLTGKTINRFTHIHQSTEDLVKKVKMLRLLGRKTGSCFQRCVGLDAMNALYTTTYEMDQKLGTEYFQRLKKFILRVQEDDLMIGGAMTDVKGNRGIRPSQQADADMFMHIVEKRDDGIIVRGAKAHQTGSVNSHMMLVMPTLNMTADDADYAVSFAVPTDEKGVIHILGRQTNDTRKYEKTLDRGNISYGIVGGEALVVFDDVFIPNERVFMAGEFEFSGTLVERFASYHRQNYGGCKAGVSDVIIGASAALADIHGIQQASHVREKLTEMIHLTETLYSGSIACSSEGFATKSGAYMVDPLLANITKQNVTRFMYEIGRIAQDLAGGIVATLPSQKDFNNPITKPYLEKYLKGRDGVPTEHRARLIRLIENISTGTALIESMHGAGSPQAQRIMILRQGDLVAKAEYAKTLCGIKDDEVLKKIRGN; encoded by the coding sequence ATGATGAATGGAAAGCAGTACCTTGACAGTCTCAGAAAGATGAAGACGGAAGCGTACGTTTTCGGCGAAAGAATCGAGAATGTGGCTGATCATCCTTTTACTTGGGAACATGCCAATGCCGTTGCAATGACCTACGAGCTGGCACACGATCCCCAGTATGCAGAATTGATGACAGCGAAATCACACCTAACTGGAAAGACGATCAATCGATTTACTCATATCCATCAAAGCACAGAGGATCTTGTCAAAAAAGTGAAGATGTTGAGATTGCTCGGTCGTAAGACTGGATCTTGTTTTCAAAGATGCGTTGGCCTTGATGCAATGAATGCCTTGTACACGACAACTTATGAAATGGATCAGAAACTAGGAACTGAGTACTTCCAGAGGCTGAAGAAATTCATTCTGAGGGTGCAGGAAGACGATCTGATGATAGGAGGAGCAATGACGGATGTTAAAGGAAATAGGGGAATACGCCCGTCGCAGCAAGCAGATGCTGATATGTTCATGCACATCGTCGAGAAAAGAGACGATGGAATCATCGTGAGAGGTGCCAAAGCTCATCAAACTGGCTCAGTGAATTCTCATATGATGCTTGTAATGCCAACGCTCAATATGACTGCTGACGACGCAGATTATGCTGTGTCATTTGCTGTTCCAACAGATGAGAAAGGCGTCATTCACATATTGGGCAGGCAGACGAACGATACAAGAAAATACGAGAAAACGCTCGATCGAGGGAATATTTCATATGGTATCGTAGGTGGAGAAGCACTTGTCGTTTTCGATGATGTATTCATTCCTAACGAGAGGGTCTTTATGGCCGGTGAATTCGAGTTCTCTGGGACGCTTGTTGAGCGATTTGCATCATATCATAGACAGAATTACGGTGGTTGCAAAGCAGGGGTTAGCGATGTAATCATAGGAGCGAGTGCTGCCCTAGCAGATATTCACGGCATTCAGCAAGCATCCCATGTACGCGAGAAGCTCACAGAAATGATCCACCTCACTGAAACTCTTTATAGTGGATCAATTGCATGTTCCAGCGAAGGGTTTGCGACAAAGTCGGGAGCATATATGGTAGATCCGCTTCTCGCAAATATCACTAAGCAGAATGTAACTCGTTTTATGTACGAAATCGGTCGAATTGCGCAGGATCTCGCAGGGGGAATAGTTGCGACTCTCCCCAGTCAAAAAGATTTCAATAATCCCATAACCAAGCCTTATTTGGAGAAATATCTCAAGGGAAGAGATGGTGTGCCAACGGAGCATAGAGCAAGACTGATAAGATTGATTGAAAACATTTCCACTGGAACAGCACTCATTGAATCGATGCATGGAGCTGGATCGCCGCAAGCTCAAAGAATCATGATCTTGAGGCAAGGGGATCTTGTGGCGAAGGCAGAATATG
- a CDS encoding cupin domain-containing protein — MIIRSSATKSVNVSEKILRRVVASGKKCQIVEFVLKKGAVIPPHKHIHEQIGFVQKGKIRITIGGVSNILNQGDAYQIEPDLEHEVEVLEDSIAIDVFSPPREDFMA, encoded by the coding sequence ATGATAATCAGATCTTCAGCCACGAAGAGCGTAAATGTATCCGAAAAAATATTAAGAAGGGTCGTAGCGTCCGGCAAGAAATGCCAGATTGTGGAATTTGTCTTGAAGAAGGGTGCTGTGATACCGCCGCATAAACACATTCATGAACAAATTGGATTCGTACAGAAGGGGAAGATAAGGATCACAATTGGCGGGGTATCAAATATTCTGAATCAGGGAGATGCTTATCAAATCGAGCCGGATCTTGAACATGAAGTCGAGGTTCTTGAGGACTCGATAGCCATTGATGTATTTTCTCCACCCCGGGAAGATTTCATGGCTTAG
- a CDS encoding preprotein translocase subunit Sec61beta, with amino-acid sequence MPKKKSDGFQSAAGLIRYFESEDEKAIKINPWFVIGMAVALIVIVELLGRLFPT; translated from the coding sequence ATGCCTAAGAAAAAAAGTGATGGGTTTCAATCGGCGGCGGGTCTCATCAGATACTTTGAATCAGAAGATGAAAAGGCCATAAAGATTAATCCTTGGTTTGTTATTGGAATGGCGGTTGCACTTATTGTCATTGTAGAGCTTTTGGGACGTTTGTTTCCGACATGA
- the lysS gene encoding lysine--tRNA ligase: MHWADVIASSLATSSREHLISTGISPSGFIHVGSLREAITASAIRKALMTLGRHARLIYLVDSFDPLRKKYPFLPDDFEVEVGKPLSHIRCPCGEHKSYAHHFIQPFLDALELLGIKPEIFWTHELYANGSFAESIDNVINSREKIIEILKEVTKRDVSEDYYPYNPRCNACGKFADVEIIRYEKPYVFYKCPCGNEGKADIRKDDGKMPWRIEWVAKWKIFGVTCEPFGKDHAAAGGSYDTGIRFAREVFNIEPPYPVPYEFVQLKGKGQLHKSTGAVITGIDALRITPAPVLSFTMLRYNPDRHIDYDSGLGILDMVDEYDRIERLYYEGGAEEKELDLLRAYELAQPKFIRKKKPLQVPYRHLVNVVQIADSFDAIIEILKRTEHVSDISQMDAEMLWERVQCVRYWLEHFAPEEIKFSLLNETPQLEISNSEISFLTCLATALKGINWEADAIHNAIYGCIKTSGLTANATFQLLYQIFIGRKSGPRLGYFLSTLDKTFVLSRIEDLLRKSS, translated from the coding sequence ATGCATTGGGCCGATGTTATTGCATCCTCGTTGGCGACCTCGTCTCGTGAACATCTCATCTCGACTGGGATAAGCCCTTCGGGCTTTATTCATGTCGGTAGTTTGAGAGAAGCTATCACGGCGAGCGCAATTCGAAAAGCTCTTATGACTTTGGGCAGACATGCGAGGCTTATATATCTAGTTGACTCGTTTGATCCCTTGCGCAAGAAATATCCGTTTTTGCCAGACGATTTTGAAGTTGAAGTTGGGAAACCCCTTAGCCATATTAGATGCCCCTGTGGTGAGCATAAGAGCTACGCCCATCATTTTATCCAGCCATTCCTTGACGCACTTGAATTACTTGGAATTAAACCTGAGATCTTCTGGACTCATGAGCTATATGCAAATGGATCATTTGCAGAATCTATTGATAATGTCATTAATTCTAGAGAGAAGATTATTGAGATCCTTAAGGAAGTGACGAAAAGGGATGTTTCGGAAGATTACTATCCATACAATCCTCGTTGCAATGCATGCGGAAAATTCGCTGATGTCGAGATAATCCGATATGAAAAGCCGTACGTTTTCTACAAATGCCCGTGTGGCAATGAGGGGAAGGCAGATATCCGGAAAGACGACGGAAAGATGCCCTGGAGAATTGAGTGGGTGGCAAAGTGGAAGATTTTCGGTGTGACATGCGAACCATTCGGGAAAGATCATGCAGCTGCTGGTGGCTCATATGATACAGGGATCAGATTTGCCCGTGAGGTTTTCAACATCGAACCTCCCTATCCAGTTCCATATGAATTTGTTCAGCTAAAGGGAAAAGGGCAGCTGCATAAATCCACAGGGGCTGTAATCACCGGAATCGATGCACTCAGAATCACACCAGCGCCTGTTTTGAGCTTCACGATGCTCAGATATAATCCTGATCGCCATATTGATTACGATTCAGGACTCGGAATTCTTGACATGGTTGACGAATACGATAGGATAGAGAGGTTATACTATGAGGGGGGCGCAGAAGAGAAAGAATTGGATCTCCTGCGAGCATATGAACTCGCACAGCCAAAATTTATCCGCAAGAAAAAGCCTCTTCAGGTTCCATACAGGCACTTGGTGAATGTCGTTCAGATTGCTGATTCCTTTGATGCGATAATTGAGATTTTAAAACGCACAGAGCATGTTTCTGATATCTCGCAGATGGATGCTGAGATGTTGTGGGAAAGAGTACAATGCGTGAGGTATTGGTTAGAACATTTTGCACCTGAAGAGATTAAATTCTCACTACTGAATGAAACACCGCAATTAGAGATTAGCAACTCCGAAATCTCGTTCCTCACATGCTTGGCAACTGCTCTCAAAGGCATAAATTGGGAAGCTGATGCCATCCACAATGCTATTTACGGATGCATAAAGACAAGCGGGTTAACCGCAAATGCTACTTTTCAATTATTATACCAAATATTCATCGGAAGAAAATCAGGCCCGCGCCTTGGATATTTCCTATCAACTTTGGACAAGACATTTGTCCTATCCAGAATCGAGGATCTTTTGAGGAAATCATCTTAG
- a CDS encoding DNA topoisomerase IV subunit A, producing the protein MTNDQRHDQALDKLYEIANSIYDQISQGKIPKMLIPLRTKGNIKFDHKLAVWKYGNAMGARSAKKTKGAQMLLRTMFLLEFIEDMIAQNKSSTLREMYYISEGWGKAKFSSQDESNFLAEDLEIVTKCLREDFKLRPEENGASILGDLTITEVDRKGRTKRINCRDDVGDSGYTIPYNVEKEKIELLETSAKFVIAIETGGMFDRLVENRFDEKFDAILVHLKGQPARSTRRFIKRLNSEMGLPVAVFTDGDPWSFRIFASVAYGAIKTAHISEYLATPTAEFIGITATDIIRYELPTDKLTDMDIRALNAELNDPRFNDEFWRSEIETMLKIGKKAEQQALAKYGLDYVTETYLPEKLTELGLI; encoded by the coding sequence ATGACGAATGACCAAAGGCATGACCAGGCACTTGACAAGCTTTATGAAATTGCAAATTCTATATATGACCAGATATCCCAAGGCAAAATCCCGAAGATGTTGATTCCTCTCAGGACCAAAGGAAATATAAAATTCGATCATAAGCTAGCGGTCTGGAAATACGGGAATGCAATGGGTGCAAGATCTGCAAAAAAAACAAAAGGAGCGCAAATGCTCCTTCGAACAATGTTTTTACTTGAATTTATTGAAGATATGATTGCACAAAATAAATCTTCAACGCTCAGAGAGATGTATTATATATCCGAAGGTTGGGGAAAAGCAAAATTTTCCTCCCAAGATGAATCAAATTTCCTGGCGGAAGATCTCGAAATAGTTACAAAATGTCTTAGAGAAGATTTCAAGCTCAGACCCGAGGAGAATGGTGCAAGCATTCTAGGAGACCTTACGATAACGGAAGTGGATCGAAAAGGAAGGACGAAGCGCATAAACTGTAGAGACGACGTCGGAGATTCTGGCTATACGATTCCCTATAATGTAGAAAAGGAAAAGATCGAGTTGCTCGAAACGAGTGCGAAGTTCGTTATTGCCATTGAAACAGGTGGTATGTTCGATCGACTCGTGGAAAATCGATTTGATGAAAAATTTGACGCAATCCTTGTTCATCTCAAAGGCCAGCCAGCAAGAAGTACGAGGCGTTTTATCAAGCGATTGAATTCGGAGATGGGACTTCCGGTTGCGGTCTTTACCGATGGCGATCCTTGGTCGTTCAGGATATTTGCTTCTGTTGCATACGGGGCAATAAAGACCGCGCATATCTCGGAGTACTTGGCTACGCCAACCGCGGAATTTATTGGGATTACTGCAACCGACATAATACGGTACGAATTGCCAACGGATAAATTGACTGATATGGATATTAGGGCCTTGAACGCAGAACTTAACGATCCGCGGTTTAACGACGAATTCTGGAGAAGTGAGATCGAGACGATGCTCAAGATCGGAAAGAAGGCAGAACAACAGGCGCTGGCAAAGTATGGCCTGGATTATGTTACGGAGACTTATCTGCCTGAGAAATTGACGGAACTTGGATTAATCTGA
- a CDS encoding DNA topoisomerase VI subunit B — protein MVTIADQLAKKQREISVSEFFERNRQILGFDSPTKSLLMAVKEAVDNSLDACEEAGILPDIVVTIEKNGQNEFKVTVEDNGPGIAPRVLPNIFGKLLYGSRFHSLRQARGQQGIGISAVVLYGQITTGRPAVITSKTQKDEPAVRVEIKINTRKNEPDIIDKQFVIWEGKEHGTKIEVFLTGRYVTGKQSVLEYLKQTAIVNPHAAITFTDPDGKKYVMSRATDKLPSPTREIRPHPTGIELGTLINMAKMTREEKLINFLKNEFNRISERAAREICENASLNPEMDPRELNLEEFKQLLVAMSSTRVQPPPTDCLSPIGETLIRKGLRNVLDEYKPEFYAPPVTRQPKVYSGNPFVVEAGIVYGGNLPVDQPVTILRFANRVPLLYQQGACVITKAIETMDWRRYGFEQRGGEGIPYGPAIILVHVASTKIPFTSEAKEAIANIPEFYDEIQLALKACARKLRTHLNKREIKGKTRAKFEIVQEILPLIAEKCAKIVGKEVPPLKGTITKIMNVVWIDDSVTFENGTHRVKIDIYNYTPRAQSFFLHIAVPSIALNKKSISPEPLEIRDNGKITWKIDRILSTEQYTIRFVLEGLEADSYDENEVYTSGIDPAFVIGADPLPGDWDLEILKIEEIEAQKESEIEQEEEEIDYDEEGEVLNDE, from the coding sequence ATGGTAACGATTGCTGATCAATTGGCCAAAAAGCAGAGAGAAATTTCTGTTTCAGAATTCTTCGAGAGAAATCGCCAGATATTAGGATTTGATTCTCCTACAAAATCGCTCCTTATGGCAGTGAAGGAAGCAGTTGATAATTCCCTTGATGCATGCGAGGAAGCAGGAATTCTTCCCGATATTGTTGTTACGATTGAAAAGAACGGCCAGAACGAATTCAAGGTTACTGTTGAGGACAACGGACCCGGAATCGCGCCAAGAGTTCTGCCTAATATTTTTGGTAAATTGCTTTATGGCTCAAGATTTCACTCTCTTAGACAGGCTCGTGGGCAGCAAGGAATAGGAATATCTGCAGTTGTGCTTTATGGACAGATCACCACTGGGAGACCTGCAGTAATTACCTCAAAGACACAAAAGGACGAACCGGCGGTGAGGGTCGAAATCAAGATAAATACTAGAAAGAACGAGCCAGATATCATCGATAAACAATTTGTTATTTGGGAAGGAAAGGAGCATGGAACAAAAATTGAAGTTTTTTTGACCGGTCGATACGTAACAGGAAAGCAGTCAGTTCTTGAGTACCTAAAGCAAACAGCAATAGTCAATCCTCACGCTGCTATAACATTCACAGATCCCGATGGTAAGAAATATGTCATGTCAAGGGCGACCGATAAACTTCCTTCACCAACCCGAGAGATCCGGCCGCATCCCACCGGCATTGAACTGGGCACTCTTATTAACATGGCCAAAATGACGCGCGAAGAGAAGCTAATTAATTTTCTTAAAAACGAATTTAATAGGATCAGCGAACGAGCAGCGAGGGAAATTTGTGAGAACGCATCGCTCAATCCTGAAATGGATCCACGTGAGTTGAACCTCGAAGAATTCAAGCAACTGCTAGTTGCCATGTCATCAACTCGCGTTCAGCCGCCACCTACAGATTGTCTCTCTCCAATCGGCGAAACTCTTATCCGCAAAGGGTTAAGAAATGTGCTGGACGAGTATAAACCAGAATTCTATGCGCCACCAGTGACGAGGCAACCAAAAGTCTATTCCGGTAATCCTTTCGTCGTGGAAGCTGGCATCGTGTATGGGGGAAATCTACCCGTTGATCAGCCGGTTACCATATTGAGATTCGCAAATAGAGTCCCCCTCCTTTATCAACAAGGAGCGTGTGTAATCACAAAGGCCATAGAGACGATGGACTGGCGACGGTACGGTTTTGAACAAAGGGGCGGTGAGGGCATTCCATACGGTCCTGCGATCATACTGGTGCATGTAGCATCAACGAAAATACCATTTACCTCTGAAGCTAAAGAGGCAATAGCTAATATTCCAGAATTCTACGATGAAATTCAACTTGCACTTAAGGCATGTGCCAGGAAACTGAGAACGCATCTCAATAAAAGAGAAATAAAGGGAAAGACTCGAGCTAAGTTTGAGATTGTTCAGGAAATTCTACCATTAATCGCAGAGAAATGTGCAAAGATTGTTGGAAAGGAAGTACCACCATTAAAAGGCACAATAACAAAGATCATGAATGTCGTCTGGATAGATGATTCCGTGACTTTCGAAAACGGAACACATCGAGTAAAGATCGATATTTACAATTATACGCCAAGAGCCCAGAGCTTCTTCCTGCACATTGCAGTACCTTCCATAGCTCTTAACAAAAAGAGCATTTCGCCTGAGCCTCTTGAAATCAGAGATAATGGGAAGATAACCTGGAAAATTGATCGAATTTTATCTACCGAGCAGTACACCATAAGATTTGTTCTCGAGGGGCTTGAAGCTGATTCGTACGATGAAAACGAAGTTTACACGAGTGGAATTGATCCGGCATTTGTCATTGGAGCAGATCCTCTACCAGGTGACTGGGATCTTGAGATTTTGAAAATCGAAGAAATCGAGGCACAAAAAGAATCTGAAATCGAGCAGGAGGAAGAAGAGATAGATTACGATGAGGAAGGAGAGGTCTTGAATGACGAATGA
- a CDS encoding zinc ribbon domain-containing protein, whose product MSSTDELIKRIQNFKKKRFSLPLVLIITIVLSTALLIYMWYYLCFVSVIIALAIYAVPKYFGLTNLRKLALFGIIVFLIMGIVFGVKTYYDFIGYGGDVVGSEDGLLVNGTVSPFRGNATTIYHFSITVVNGTNDSTVQLNVTDLWTSGTPLSVYMSPYAETDEGYVFVSDLTLWEGVFEYQFSCGDTRTYWGFGPLSIPDDVLFQQLLISRLLVVFLQIGLLFYLVILLVWWMDISKARRDQLKKEKDGASKSSEEHKEEQVTEKGKVAEKFVCSECGAEVPPDAKKCPQCGEPFEEEEKRICSECGAEIKSSDTKCWNCGKVFDAK is encoded by the coding sequence ATGAGTTCAACCGATGAATTAATAAAAAGGATTCAGAACTTCAAGAAGAAAAGATTCTCTCTTCCATTGGTCTTGATTATCACCATAGTGCTTTCAACAGCGCTACTCATCTATATGTGGTACTATCTATGTTTCGTATCTGTCATTATTGCACTTGCAATTTATGCTGTGCCCAAGTATTTTGGGCTGACAAATTTAAGGAAACTTGCACTTTTTGGTATAATCGTTTTCCTAATAATGGGTATAGTATTCGGTGTAAAAACCTACTATGATTTTATTGGCTACGGCGGAGATGTGGTAGGCTCCGAGGATGGACTTCTAGTCAACGGGACGGTGTCTCCTTTCCGCGGAAATGCCACAACGATTTACCACTTTTCTATAACGGTGGTTAATGGGACGAATGACAGCACAGTGCAATTGAATGTGACCGATCTTTGGACTTCTGGAACTCCTTTGTCAGTCTACATGTCACCCTATGCGGAAACGGACGAAGGCTACGTTTTTGTCAGCGATCTTACCCTGTGGGAGGGGGTTTTCGAATATCAGTTCTCCTGCGGGGATACACGTACGTACTGGGGCTTTGGCCCATTGAGCATTCCTGATGATGTATTATTCCAGCAGCTACTTATCTCACGCCTTTTGGTTGTATTTTTGCAGATTGGATTGTTGTTCTACCTTGTCATCCTCTTGGTCTGGTGGATGGACATTTCAAAGGCCCGCAGGGATCAGTTGAAGAAGGAGAAAGACGGAGCCAGCAAATCATCTGAGGAACATAAGGAGGAACAGGTGACGGAGAAAGGCAAGGTTGCTGAAAAATTTGTTTGTTCCGAATGCGGTGCAGAAGTTCCTCCTGATGCAAAAAAGTGTCCTCAATGCGGTGAGCCTTTTGAAGAAGAAGAGAAAAGGATTTGCTCAGAATGCGGTGCAGAAATAAAGAGCTCAGATACAAAATGCTGGAACTGTGGCAAGGTATTCGATGCAAAATAG
- the arcC gene encoding carbamate kinase, translating to METAVVAIGGNAILRAGEEASVENQMNNLRITCSSLARIIKKGYNLTITHGNGPQIGNILLQNELMRDDVPPMPIDVCVAESQGLLGYLIQQALTEALKKESIDKTVVTILTRVLVDSNDDAFLTPTKPIGPFYSEEEAEELRRIKGWMFVEDIKRGGYRRVVPSPYPISIIESDAIKRTILGDGTKRNIVIAAGGGGIPVMQKGHGLVGVEAVVDKDYAASVLARELGEELLIFVTDVDHVYLDFGKPHSQAIGEISLREMEAYLKEGQFPSGTMGPKIEAAIDFLKGGGRRVIITSPYLLERALDNKIGTRIYR from the coding sequence ATGGAAACAGCAGTCGTTGCTATAGGAGGCAATGCCATTCTGAGAGCTGGAGAGGAAGCTTCTGTAGAAAATCAAATGAATAATTTAAGAATAACATGTTCCAGCCTTGCTAGAATCATAAAGAAAGGATATAATTTGACAATCACACATGGAAACGGGCCACAAATCGGAAATATTCTTTTGCAGAATGAACTGATGAGGGACGATGTCCCTCCCATGCCTATTGATGTATGCGTAGCCGAATCTCAAGGTCTTTTAGGATACTTGATTCAGCAAGCCCTTACTGAGGCACTTAAGAAAGAGAGTATAGATAAGACCGTTGTAACAATTTTGACCAGAGTGCTCGTGGATTCCAACGATGATGCATTCCTGACTCCTACAAAACCTATAGGACCATTTTACTCAGAAGAGGAGGCCGAAGAGCTTAGGAGAATAAAGGGATGGATGTTTGTAGAAGATATCAAAAGGGGTGGATACAGGCGTGTTGTTCCCTCGCCATACCCCATTAGTATAATCGAGTCTGATGCGATCAAAAGAACGATCCTCGGAGACGGCACCAAGAGAAATATCGTGATCGCTGCTGGGGGAGGAGGAATACCTGTCATGCAGAAAGGTCACGGTCTTGTTGGCGTCGAGGCTGTTGTTGACAAAGACTATGCAGCTTCTGTCCTTGCACGGGAGTTGGGAGAAGAATTGCTAATATTTGTCACCGATGTTGACCATGTATATCTGGATTTTGGAAAACCCCATTCCCAAGCAATTGGGGAGATCTCCCTTCGAGAGATGGAAGCCTATTTAAAAGAGGGACAGTTTCCGTCCGGAACCATGGGACCGAAAATCGAGGCCGCTATAGACTTCCTTAAGGGTGGAGGAAGGCGTGTTATAATAACCTCACCATATTTGCTGGAAAGAGCATTAGATAACAAAATTGGAACTCGCATTTACCGCTAA
- a CDS encoding GTP-binding protein, with the protein MASTIEEQIKAIEEEIASTDYNKATQQHIGRLKAKLAKLRGELEKRRAKSLAGQGYAVRKSGNATVAIIGFPSVGKSTLLNKLTNARSEVGDYQFTTLDVVPGMLYYRGAKIQILDLPGLIKDASKGRGRGREVLSVVRAADLILFLVDVYESRADVLIRELENAGIRINQAPPDVVISKLERGGVTVKSTIKLSRIDEETARIIVSEYGYVNAEVIIREDITPDQLIDVLAGNRVYLKAILAVNKVDLASEEEIENIRKEMAHLSPIFISAEKGIGLDALKDKIYESLDLIRIYLKPQGGEPDFSEPLVIRKGSTVGDVCDHIHRTFRTNFRYANVWGKSAKFPGQMVGLEHRLVDEDILTIVIARTGDKKTNKER; encoded by the coding sequence ATGGCTAGCACGATTGAAGAGCAAATCAAGGCAATCGAAGAAGAAATCGCATCTACCGACTATAACAAAGCAACGCAGCAACATATCGGAAGATTGAAAGCAAAATTGGCTAAGCTAAGGGGTGAACTGGAGAAACGAAGGGCAAAATCGTTAGCAGGTCAAGGATATGCTGTGAGAAAATCGGGGAACGCAACAGTAGCGATTATTGGTTTTCCGAGTGTCGGAAAATCAACTCTTTTGAACAAACTCACCAACGCGCGAAGCGAGGTAGGCGATTACCAATTCACTACATTAGACGTGGTTCCAGGTATGCTTTATTATAGGGGAGCTAAGATCCAAATCTTGGATTTGCCTGGTTTAATCAAGGATGCTTCAAAGGGAAGAGGCAGGGGAAGGGAAGTGTTATCAGTTGTAAGAGCAGCAGATCTCATACTTTTTCTTGTTGATGTTTATGAATCTCGCGCCGATGTCCTCATTCGAGAACTTGAAAATGCAGGCATAAGGATAAATCAAGCTCCACCAGATGTTGTAATTTCCAAGCTTGAAAGAGGTGGAGTGACAGTTAAATCTACAATCAAACTGTCAAGAATTGATGAGGAAACTGCAAGAATCATCGTATCTGAATACGGATATGTGAACGCTGAGGTGATCATAAGGGAGGACATCACTCCTGATCAGCTCATCGATGTGCTAGCCGGAAACAGGGTGTATTTAAAGGCAATCCTAGCCGTTAACAAAGTCGATCTTGCGAGTGAGGAAGAAATTGAGAATATTAGAAAAGAAATGGCCCACCTATCTCCCATTTTTATTTCAGCAGAGAAGGGTATCGGCTTGGACGCTTTGAAGGACAAAATCTACGAGAGCCTCGACCTTATTAGGATTTATCTGAAACCCCAGGGTGGTGAGCCTGATTTTTCCGAGCCGCTTGTAATCAGAAAGGGTAGTACAGTAGGCGACGTGTGCGATCACATTCATCGAACCTTTCGCACAAATTTTAGATACGCAAATGTATGGGGAAAAAGCGCCAAATTCCCGGGTCAGATGGTAGGACTTGAACATCGACTCGTGGACGAAGATATACTTACAATAGTCATCGCGAGAACTGGAGACAAAAAAACCAATAAGGAGCGCTAG